The Flaviflexus equikiangi genome contains the following window.
ACGACGCGTCTCCCGCTGCAGTGCGGCGTTACCCTCTCCGTACATGTAGAGCTCCCCGGCAAGCATGCGCCGCACGTCGAAGGATTCTTTCGGGTCTGTCATTTTGCTCCTGAGCTCGACACTGCCTCTTTCTGTGGGGACCATTGTTCCATGAGCACTCCCGCAGTTTCGTTCCTCCAAGCCTCCGGCAAGCCTTTCCGCGTCTTTGACACCGATGTCGATGGAGTCGACTTCTCCACCATCGACATCGGCGCCTTCTTCGCGGAGCAGATGGGGATGCCGGGAGAGCGCGTCTATAAGTCGCTCATGGCGTCAGCGCAGGGATCCCTCGTCATGGGGCTCGTCCCCGTCACTCAGAAGATCTCGCTCAAGCATCTTGCACTGGCGGTGGGAAAGAGGAAGGCCACAATGGTGCCGCCGGAGAAGGCAGAGGAGCTGTCAGGCTCAGTCATCGGCGGGATCTCGCCTTTCGGGTTGGACACGCCCATGCCGATCGTCATCGACCAGGGAGCGTTCGCCCATCCGACGATCGCAGTGTCCGGAGGCAGTCGAGAGTTGAAGGTTGAGCTCACTCCCGCTGACCTCGTCGACATGCTCGGCGCGACGATCGCCGACATCGCCATCACGTGAGTGGGGGGCGATCCTCAACGGATCGCCCCCCAGGTGCTGGTGCTGGTGCTGGTGCTACAGCATGCAGGACACGCAGCCGTCGACCTCGGTCCCTTCGAGGGCCTGCTGTCGGATGCGCATGTAGTACAGGGTCTTGATGCCCTTTCGCCATGCATAGATGTAGTTCTTGTTGACGTCACGAGTCGTCACGGTGTCCGGGTAGAACAGGGTCAGAGACAGCCCCTGGTCAACGTGCTGGGTGGCTACCGCGTACGTGTCGATGATGGCCTCGGGGCCGATCTCGTAGGCATCCTTGTAGAACTCGAGATTCTCGTTGTTCATGTAGGGCGCGGGGTAGTAGACGCGGCCGATCTTGCCCTCCTTGCGGATCTCGATCTTGGACACGATCGGATGGATCGAGGACGTCGAGTGGTTGATGTAGGAGATCGACCCTGTCGGAGGCACGGCCTGAAGGTTCTGGTTGTAGATGCCGTGCTCCATGACAGACGCCTTGAGCCGCACCCAGTCCTCCTGCGTGGGGATGTGGATGCCGGCGAAGAGCTCCTTGACGCGGTCGGTCGTGGGAGCCCACTCCTGCTCGATGTACTTCGTGAAGAACTCACCCGAGGCATAGTCGGACTTCTCGAAGTTGTAGAACGTCTCGCCCTTCTCGATTGCCAGCTTGTTCGACTCTGTCAGCGCATGGAAGAGCACCGTGTAGAAGTAGATGTTCGTGAAGTCGAGCGCCTCCTCGGATCCGTAGTGGATCCGCTCGCGCCCGAGGTAGCCGTGCAGGTTCATCTGGCCCAGGCCGATGGCGTGGGACAGTCTGTTGCCGCGTTCGATCGACGGTACGGATGCGATATCAGACGTTTCAGAGACCGCGGTGAGGGCGCGGATGGCGGTGCCCACGGTCCGTCCGAAGTCAGGAGAGTCCATTGTCCGCGCGATGTTGAGCGAACCGAGATTGCAGGAGATATCCTTGCCGATCTCGTCGTAGGACAGGTCTGCGTTATAGGTGGACGGCTCCGATACCTGGAGGATCTCCGAGCAGAGGTTCGACATGGAGATTCGACCGTCGATCGGGTTCGCCTTGTTCACCGTGTCTTCGAAGACGATGTAGGGGTATCCCGATTCGAACTGGAGCTCCGCGATCGTCTGGAAGAAGTGACGGGCGTTGATCTTCGTCTTGCGGATCCGCTTGTCGTCGACCATTTCGTCATACTTCTCGGTCACGGAGATGTCCGAGAACGGCTTGCCGTACACTCGCTCCACGTCGTAGGGCGAGAACAGGTACATGTCCGCGTTGGTCTTCGCCAGCTGGAACGTGATGTCGGGGATGACGACCCCGAGCGAGAGGGTCTTGATCCTGATCTTCTCGTCAGCGTTCTCACGCTTCGTGTCGAGGAAGCGCATGATGTCGGGATGGTGCGCGTTGAGGTAGACCGCTCCCGCGCCCTGGCGTGCGCCAAGCTGATTGGCGTAGGAGAAGGAGTCCTCGAGGAGCTTCATGACCGGGA
Protein-coding sequences here:
- a CDS encoding aminoacyl-tRNA deacylase, whose translation is MSTPAVSFLQASGKPFRVFDTDVDGVDFSTIDIGAFFAEQMGMPGERVYKSLMASAQGSLVMGLVPVTQKISLKHLALAVGKRKATMVPPEKAEELSGSVIGGISPFGLDTPMPIVIDQGAFAHPTIAVSGGSRELKVELTPADLVDMLGATIADIAIT
- the nrdE gene encoding class 1b ribonucleoside-diphosphate reductase subunit alpha, yielding MGTTLTDTGLETLDPRVDYHSLNAQLNLYDAEGNIQFDADREAARQYFLQHVNQNTVFFHSLKEKLDYLVEEGYYEEDVLNQYDFEFIKSAFKRAYAAKYRFATFLGAYKYYTSYTLKTFDGKRYLERFEDRVVMVALTLARGDRDQVYPVIDEIISGRFQPATPTFLNAGKKQRGELVSCFLLRIEDNMESISRAINSSLQLSKRGGGVALNLTNLREQGAPIKKIQNQSSGVIPVMKLLEDSFSYANQLGARQGAGAVYLNAHHPDIMRFLDTKRENADEKIRIKTLSLGVVIPDITFQLAKTNADMYLFSPYDVERVYGKPFSDISVTEKYDEMVDDKRIRKTKINARHFFQTIAELQFESGYPYIVFEDTVNKANPIDGRISMSNLCSEILQVSEPSTYNADLSYDEIGKDISCNLGSLNIARTMDSPDFGRTVGTAIRALTAVSETSDIASVPSIERGNRLSHAIGLGQMNLHGYLGRERIHYGSEEALDFTNIYFYTVLFHALTESNKLAIEKGETFYNFEKSDYASGEFFTKYIEQEWAPTTDRVKELFAGIHIPTQEDWVRLKASVMEHGIYNQNLQAVPPTGSISYINHSTSSIHPIVSKIEIRKEGKIGRVYYPAPYMNNENLEFYKDAYEIGPEAIIDTYAVATQHVDQGLSLTLFYPDTVTTRDVNKNYIYAWRKGIKTLYYMRIRQQALEGTEVDGCVSCML